The Methylocella tundrae genome contains the following window.
TGGCCGCACTTTCCGAGCGAATTGAGCAATTGATCAAGGAGGCTGAGGGCTTTCTCGCCGCGACGCCGATCGATCAATGGCAAATCGGTTCCAAGCGTGCTGGCGAAAGTGACCTGACCCGCCTGGTGCGCCTCGCAAGCAACCGGTGGGCCCTCGACAACGGCCGGCCGGTTGAGCCTGCTGCGCTCGCCGAATTTGGCGGCGTTTCGGAAGGCCGCATCAGGAACATGATGTCTGGCCCGAAGCGTAGTTTTTCGAGCGAAGAGGGGCGTATCCCCGCGCAGGAGGCCTTGGCATGGCTGGATGGACGTTCGGAGTTCTGGAACTCGATTTGGCGCGAGCAGCGCCTCCCGAGGTATGCCGCCAAGAATGGTCTCCCGCTGGAGCAGGCGGTTTTCATCCCTGTCGCGCGAGACGGCTCGGCTTTCCATCCGGGGCTTCGGCGCGGTGCCGGCTACACAATTGGCGAGAAGGGATCAGAGATCCAAATTGCCGACTTTGATGAGGCTCTCGCCAATCTCCAGCGCATGAGTACGCCATATTGGCGGCGGCCGAACACGCAGGGTAATTGGGGAATTGTTGGAGGGGTGCGCTGGCAGCGCATCGACTCATCCGATCTCGATATCCTTGCCGCTGATCCAAACCACAAGATTCTGCATGCCGCTCACGGCTGAAGCAGAAGCAATCGTTTTCGCTGCTTTCATTCCGGAGTAAAAATGGAACTTCCCTATAGAGTCACGCGCCATGCGCGTGAGCGATCAACTGCGCGCGAGATTCCGCCAATGGTCGCCGAAATGATTATCGAGTTTGGACACTCTCACGATGCCGGTGATGGCGCGCGAAAATACGCTCTCACCAAGGACGGTATGCGAGAGCTTCGTCGATTTGCAGGCCGTTCCATCACCAAAGCGGTTACTCCTTATCTCAAACGCAACGCTTATGTTGTCGCCGCTGGTGGCCGGATAATCACCATGGCGTATGCGCCATCCCCTCTGTTTTACTGAGAGTGAAAACCCATGGACACCAACCTATTTCGTCAATTCGTTCCCGTGCTTCGCGACATGACCGACGCAGATTTGGCTATAGAGATCGGGCGGCCTCAGCGGCTTCTTATCGAAGACAACATCTTCCGTGGAAAGAACATCGAGGTGGCCTATGCGCCATTCGATCACGTCAACCTTGAAGCCAAGATCGCTATCGTAGGGCTCACCCCGGGCCGTCAGCAGATGCACAACGCTCTCTTTGAGGCTCGACGTAGCCTGTTGAGAGGGAGCAGCGAAGAGCAAGCGATGCGCGACGCCAAGATTTTTGCCAGCTTTTCCGGCCCGATGCGAGCAAATTTGGTCGCGATGTTGGATAGCATCGGCGTCAACCACAGGTTGGGGATTCTATCGACTAGCACGCTCTGGAATAGCGACGCCAACCTTGTGCATTTCACCTCGGCGCTTCGATATCCTGTATTTGTGGACGGGATGAATTACTCAGGCGCACCGTCCATCATCACAACCCCGCTGCTGCAGAAGCATCTCATAGCGTGGTTTTCTGCTGAGATGGCCGCGCTCCCGAACGCAATCTTCGTACCGCTTGGACCCAATGTCACTGCGGCAGTCGAACTTGCCGCGCGACAGATTGGTCTCAGCGCCAGTCGTTTACTCTCTGGATTGCCTCATCCAAGCGGTGCTAACTCCGAGCGGATCGCCTTCTTCCTTGGCCGGAAGTCGCGCGACATGCTCTCTAATAAGGTCGAACCTGAGCGGCTACTTGCTGCTCGCACCTCTTTGGAAGCCAAAATTTTAGCATGGGTAAAATGAACATGGATAACAACGACAAGGCAGTTGTCGATCTTAAATGTCCGACGATTCGGATTGGGGACATGCGACGGCTGATCACAAAACCCTATCGCGCGACATAGGCTTTCGCGGCCGATGCGATCACCGCCTTTTTGAAGGCGCCCTCGATCGTCACGGCGAAATTGTAATGCGTCGGCGAGAAGGGCGCCGAATGGAACGGCTTGTTGCTGCGCCAGCCGACGAGCACGGCGCCGACCAGCGGATCGCCTTTGTCGCCCACGATGACCGCGCCGCCCGAGGCGCCGTCCCCCGTCTCGCAATCGAAGGAGAACTCGCGCGTGCCTTCCTCGCCGACCGACAATTGATCATGCAACGCGCATTTTTCCATGGAGAGTTCGCGGCCCTCGCCCCAGTCAATATGGCCCCGCGCGACGAATTCAACGGGCGTGTTGGGGCTTTCGGCGCCTGCGAGTCCGTAAGGCGTCGCCCCATTGACCGGCCGCGTCAGGCGCGCAACGGCCCAATCATGCACGGCGGCCACCGCGTAAGGGTTCCTGCTGCCAGCGATGATGGATGAAAGATCGATCGGTGTTCTGACGTCTTTTCCGTCGACTTGATTGACGAAGGTGCAAGTTTTGGCGCGTGGCGCGCCGTCCTCGTCAAAGAAGACATGCGCCGCCGTCGTTACGAGATCGTCGGTCAAGGTCAATTGGCCGGCGCCATGCGCTGCGCCGCATTCGATCAGGCCGGAGGCTGCGAACTTGTGATGAAGCTCGACGGGATTGAGTTTTTGCTCGCTTGCAAACTCTTCGACGGTGCGTCGGCTGTTGCGGCCGAAGACGACAACTTTTTCGATGCGGGCGTCGGCGGTCAAGGTCGCATCGCCTTCGATGGCGTGCTGGAGAAAGGGAGCGGCGGAAGCGCCAAAGGAAGCGCCAAAAAGGAAGACACAGACGGCGGCGACATACTTGCTGCCCTTAGGAATCATTCCTTTTGCTCCCTTATGTCAAAGGCCGAATATCAAAGCCCGACGACGCCGGCGCCGCACGATCACAAAGCTGCTATGCGGAAGTTTGTATTTTCCGATTGCGAACAGAAAAAGGCAGAATGGCATTTGATTCATTAGCCGCATATCCGGTTAACATTCCTTGAACCATGCGAAGGCGCTTTTCGCCGGCGCCGGCGCGGGGTACAAACACTCATTAAATCATTCAGATAAACGCGATGCGATGGGCCCCGCCTGCGACACATTAGCCTGCGGGGCTTGCGCGGCGATGACGCCGAGGCTATGGCGATGATAGGGTCGCGCCGCCCATTTGGCGCGGCGAAGTGTCCGCCATGTTACACAAGCGAGCGTGAATCAGTCTCGTCTGGTCTTGAATCCCGGATTCGTCCGCGTATGAAGAAAACGCGTCTCGCATAGGAACAGAAGTGTCGACCTCCCTTCTCGAACGCTATAACGACAGGGTCGGCCAAGGTCTGATCGAGAGCGACGAAGCGCAAGAAGTCGTGCTCCGCAAGCTCGACAAGCTGCGCGCCGCACTCGCCGATTATCAACCCGCGCCAAAGCCGAGCGGCCTGTCGCGCCTGTTCGGCGCCCGCCGCCCCGAGCCCTTCCTGCCGGGGCTCTACATCTGGGGATCGGTCGGACGCGGCAAGACGATGCTGATGGACCTTTTCTTCGAGGAAGCGCCGCAGCCGCGCAAGCGCCGAAGTCATTTCCATGCGTTCATGGCGGATGTGCATGCGGCGATCTACGCGTGGCGCCAGGCGGAGAAGCACAAGAAGGCCAAGGGCGACGATCCGATCGCCACCGTCGCCGACGCCATCGCCGAGCAGGCCCTGCTTCTCTGCTTTGATGAATTCCACGTCACCGACATCACGGATGCGATGATTCTCGGCAGGCTGTTCACGGCCCTGTCCGAGCGCGGCGTCGTCATCGTCGCGACCTCCAACGTCGAGCCCGACAATCTCTACAAAGACGGCCTCAATCGCGCGCTCTTCGTGCCTTTCATCTCGCTCATCAAGGCGAGGATGGAAGTCATCGAGCTGACGGCCCGCACCGATTTCCGGCGTGAGAAATTGCAGGGCCGGCAAACCTTTTATGTGCCGCCGGACGAAAAATCGGCGGCCGCGCTCACCGGCGCCTTCGAGGCGCTGACAGGGGTCGAACGCGGCAAGCCGATGGTGCTGCGCGTGCTCGGCCGCTCGCTCGCCGTGCCGGAGGCGCATGCGCATGTTGGCCGGTTTTCCTTCGCCGATCTTTGCGAGGCGCCGCTGGGTCCCTCCGATTATCTCTACATCGCGCGCTATTTTCACACCGTCATCATCGACGAGATTCCGGTCATCGCCCCGGGCCGGCGCGACGCCGTCAAGCGATTCATCACCTTGATCGACACGCTCTACGACGAGCATGTGAAGCTGATCGCCTCCGCCGCCGCCGAGCCCGCGGGCCTTTATGTCGGCGCAGACGGGCGCGAGGCCTTCGAGTTCGACCGCACGGTCTCGCGCCTGATCGAGATGCGTTCGGAAGCCTATATGGCGCTGCCGCACGGTTCGATCGCCTCGCTCGGCACCGGCGACGCAAGCGGCCTCGTCGAAACCTGACGCCGGCCGCGACGCCGGCGAAAAAAGCAACGCAGCGGCTCTCCCCGCCAGTTTCATGCGACCTTCTAAATTATAGGCAAAGCTGACGCCTGTATTCTTCGTTTTGGCGCTCCATTTGCACAAAACTCCATCAAACTTGGCTGTGTCTGCGCTGGCGGCGCGATTTGAATTCCGTTATGGTGCGCCCCGGACCTGAGCCGCTAAGCCGCGATTGTGCGGAATGAGCGCCAGGCGTCATCGGCCAAGGGTCATCGCAAGCATCTGCGATAACCATTTATCAAGAGAGCAAAACCTTGATTTCGTTGGCTCGCCGCGTTCAGCCTCTCCGCCCCCTGGCGGCGCCGAGGCCGTGGACCCAGAGCCCTTCCTTCCCATGAGAACCTTAACCCTTCGCCCTTCGGCGACCGAGGGAGACTTATAAAAATGGCGCGTAGCAAGATCGCATTGATCGGAGCCGGACAGATCGGCGGCACAC
Protein-coding sequences here:
- the zapE gene encoding cell division protein ZapE; protein product: MSTSLLERYNDRVGQGLIESDEAQEVVLRKLDKLRAALADYQPAPKPSGLSRLFGARRPEPFLPGLYIWGSVGRGKTMLMDLFFEEAPQPRKRRSHFHAFMADVHAAIYAWRQAEKHKKAKGDDPIATVADAIAEQALLLCFDEFHVTDITDAMILGRLFTALSERGVVIVATSNVEPDNLYKDGLNRALFVPFISLIKARMEVIELTARTDFRREKLQGRQTFYVPPDEKSAAALTGAFEALTGVERGKPMVLRVLGRSLAVPEAHAHVGRFSFADLCEAPLGPSDYLYIARYFHTVIIDEIPVIAPGRRDAVKRFITLIDTLYDEHVKLIASAAAEPAGLYVGADGREAFEFDRTVSRLIEMRSEAYMALPHGSIASLGTGDASGLVET
- a CDS encoding trypsin-like serine protease, with product MIPKGSKYVAAVCVFLFGASFGASAAPFLQHAIEGDATLTADARIEKVVVFGRNSRRTVEEFASEQKLNPVELHHKFAASGLIECGAAHGAGQLTLTDDLVTTAAHVFFDEDGAPRAKTCTFVNQVDGKDVRTPIDLSSIIAGSRNPYAVAAVHDWAVARLTRPVNGATPYGLAGAESPNTPVEFVARGHIDWGEGRELSMEKCALHDQLSVGEEGTREFSFDCETGDGASGGAVIVGDKGDPLVGAVLVGWRSNKPFHSAPFSPTHYNFAVTIEGAFKKAVIASAAKAYVAR